Proteins from a genomic interval of Rosa chinensis cultivar Old Blush chromosome 2, RchiOBHm-V2, whole genome shotgun sequence:
- the LOC112185506 gene encoding cinnamoyl-CoA reductase-like SNL6 yields the protein MAMEEVVLPKPLMISLEEEHKNCVNYAFRCSWDISREKNLVCVTSGNSYLGSHIVRALLARGYRIRVTIQNQEDYEDMKKLMRDEEINQLESVVVAKMGNLDRLCDAFRGCHAIFHTSSFIDPHGVSGYSGQMAFLETEGAKNVIEACGRAAHAKRCIFTSSLLASIWTGDSENKIIDEFSWSNEEFCRENKLWLALGKTTAEMACWRKSKEMKVNLVTVCPGLLMDSYAHKDSSIPYLKGGKDMLKNGHLAIEDVKKAAEAHVYVYEAMDSGACGRYLCFGKVVRTRSEALELENMLRVQGLLSGGSLEVFDEETGAEINSMLSNAKLVRLIQASQRLSCKPVV from the exons TGCCAAAGCCATTGATGATCTCTTTAGAGGAAGAACACAAAAACTGCGTAAACTACGCATTCAGGTGCAGTTGGGATATTTCAAGAGAGAAGAATCTGGTTTGTGTGACCAGTGGGAATTCTTACCTGGGTTCTCACATAGTTAGGGCTCTTTTGGCTCGCGGATATCGGATTCGAGTCACCATTCAAAACCAAG AGGATtatgaagacatgaagaagctAATGAGAGATGAAGAGATAAACCAACTAGAAAGTGTTGTTGTGGCAAAGATGGGAAACTTGGATAGGCTTTGTGATGCTTTTAGGGGCTGCCATGCAATTTTTCATACTTCTTCCTTCATTGATCCACATGGTGTCTCTGGTTATTCT GGACAAATGGCATTTCTTGAAACTGAAGGGGCAAAGAATGTGATCGAAGCTTGTGGCAGGGCAGCGCATGCAAAGAGATGCATCTTCACTTCCTCTCTTCTTGCTTCTATTTGGACAGGTGATAGTGAAAACAAGATCATTGATGAGTTTAGCTGGAGCAATGAAGAATTCTGCAGGGAAAACAAG CTTTGGCTGGCCTTGGGGAAGACCACTGCAGAGATGGCTTGTTGGAGAAAGTCAAAGGAAATGAAAGTCAATCTTGTGACAGTTTGCCCCGGCCTTCTCATGGACTCATATGCTCACAAGGACAGCTCTATACCCTATCTTAAAG GTGGCAAGGACATGCTAAAAAATGGTCACCTAGCCATTGAGGATGTGAAGAAGGCTGCAGAGGCGCACGTCTATGTATATGAGGCCATGGATAGTGGAGCATGTGGGAGATACCTGTGCTTTGGGAAGGTTGTAAGAACAAGAAGTGAAGCCCTTGAACTAGAAAACATGTTAAGGGTTCAGGGTTTGTTATCAGGAGGAAGCCTTGAAGTTTTTGACGAAGAAACAGGTGCAGAAATAAACAGCATGCTTAGTAATGCAAAG